The following proteins are co-located in the Nitrospiraceae bacterium genome:
- a CDS encoding ankyrin repeat domain-containing protein: MKKHLATEAIMNRYVYRPVYLVMVLILTGCSFSYFNAATIGDTEKMLTLLDEGIDVNTTFPIVRTHALMVAAAFGHVDTVRALIERGADVNAKDLTGWTPLHAAAFKGNMQIIRLLLEKGAVAEPSTWFLESPWVMAEELGYPAIVPILKQAEWQTVASRHSLPCIAVDFGTTHAPSPTSSQHVC, encoded by the coding sequence ATGAAAAAACATTTAGCCACAGAAGCCATCATGAACAGATACGTCTATCGTCCTGTCTACCTGGTCATGGTCTTGATACTTACGGGATGCTCCTTTTCGTATTTTAACGCCGCCACCATCGGCGACACGGAAAAGATGTTGACTCTCCTCGATGAGGGAATTGACGTCAACACCACCTTTCCCATTGTCAGGACTCACGCGCTTATGGTGGCGGCCGCATTCGGTCATGTGGACACGGTCCGCGCACTTATTGAAAGAGGAGCTGACGTCAATGCGAAGGATTTGACAGGGTGGACTCCCCTGCATGCCGCAGCATTTAAAGGCAACATGCAAATCATTCGCCTTCTCCTTGAAAAAGGCGCGGTCGCTGAGCCATCAACCTGGTTTCTGGAAAGTCCGTGGGTCATGGCGGAGGAATTGGGATATCCGGCAATCGTTCCCATCCTGAAACAAGCTGAATGGCAAACGGTAGCAAGCCGCCATTCCCTGCCCTGCATCGCCGTGGATTTCGGCACAACTCACGCCCCCAGCCCCACCTCTTCTCAACATGTCTGTTAA
- a CDS encoding Spy/CpxP family protein refolding chaperone, translating into MKHSLEHQIAPADQQPWLCRLMIAGLFSSALILGAGAAWADGDGHGYGHDPKSHLEKLTKKLDLTKEQQDKILPIIEEKHQRMEGLHEQMKEIRKQAMAKIEAELTPEQQAKWKEMQEEREEKMKEYKEKHGKDCDKKGKHGKGEKHD; encoded by the coding sequence ATGAAGCATTCACTCGAACACCAGATTGCCCCAGCCGATCAACAACCATGGCTGTGCCGACTGATGATCGCCGGATTGTTCAGCAGCGCGTTGATTCTTGGTGCCGGAGCAGCCTGGGCCGATGGAGACGGCCATGGTTACGGGCATGATCCAAAATCCCACCTGGAAAAACTTACGAAGAAGCTGGATCTTACAAAAGAACAGCAAGACAAGATTCTCCCCATCATTGAGGAAAAGCACCAAAGGATGGAGGGGCTTCACGAACAAATGAAAGAGATTCGCAAACAGGCCATGGCAAAAATCGAAGCCGAGCTGACGCCGGAACAACAAGCGAAATGGAAAGAAATGCAAGAAGAACGGGAAGAAAAGATGAAGGAATACAAAGAAAAGCATGGCAAAGATTGTGACAAAAAAGGCAAACATGGCAAGGGCGAAAAGCACGATTAG
- a CDS encoding HIT family protein — MTEPLCKICVGAWPFTDHFLVDCGLTRAYVFEDQFFAGWTVLVLKDHVSELFDLSKVARGMLMEEVTHVAQALTQVFDAKKINYELLGNQVPHIHWHLIPRLKTDPDPLKPVWCVPHEPVRLSADQLTEQVHLLRSALRIDLTQPR; from the coding sequence GTGACTGAGCCACTTTGCAAGATCTGTGTTGGTGCATGGCCGTTCACGGATCATTTTCTTGTCGATTGTGGTCTGACCAGAGCGTATGTGTTTGAGGACCAGTTTTTTGCGGGCTGGACCGTATTGGTGCTGAAAGACCATGTCTCAGAACTGTTTGATTTATCCAAAGTTGCGCGCGGCATGTTGATGGAGGAAGTCACCCACGTGGCGCAGGCACTGACCCAGGTATTTGACGCGAAAAAGATCAACTATGAACTGCTCGGGAATCAGGTGCCTCACATCCACTGGCATCTGATTCCAAGGCTCAAGACCGATCCCGATCCGTTGAAACCGGTGTGGTGTGTGCCGCATGAGCCTGTCCGGCTTTCCGCTGACCAGCTGACCGAACAGGTCCATCTTCTTCGGTCGGCCTTGCGCATCGATCTCACCCAACCCCGCTAG